In Erigeron canadensis isolate Cc75 chromosome 8, C_canadensis_v1, whole genome shotgun sequence, the DNA window CGACAGTACAATAAACTATATTGTGTATTTACATTGTTAATTTAGATATACTAAACTTGTAATTATAATCGGTTAATGAATATTAGCGCGCATATACTTTTCTGTATGGCCACAAGGTCTGGGCCGTTCACATATTCATTCTTTAGGCAAGAAAGAAGCCTAATACTTTTTGTGGGTTACATGTTCTATTGTTCCCAAGAAACAATTATTGTAACTTATAAAAggaaacattaaattttatactttaacGACTTGTTTCCTGCATTGTACTATTATTTCTAGATTTAGATCttgttttctttataaatttcgtattattaaacaaatatgGTATACTACTAATTGTCAGTTAAGAAAGCTTAAAACTAATGCACAAAAGACATATAAGTGTAGTTATCGAAATATCGATATCTTTCATAACTCACCAAGCATATATGACATGACAAGCTCCTCATACCCTCTTAATAACATGACAAGAATCACATCCTTGCCATTTAAAGCCTACCATTTCATGGTATGTGAGTACCCAAAGAGTACCAAGTATGTTAACCCCTAACTCGAATATCTTTTGGGCACTTATGTAGTTAAATTGTGATTGAGtgatgaaaaaattaaatagtagCAAATAGGCCGGCTTAACTCAATCGACACGAAGATACATTGATGACCCCTATGACCATCCACGGACCACGGATACGACCAAGGACGTTTCTATTTTGTAATAAAGTAGGTATATTGACCAGAGATAGATAGGAAACACTTTTAATAAGCTTATAAACAATTGTATATTTTTGGGCCTAAATAAATTATAAGATaaggttcattttttttttattttagcatTTGCTAAATAGAGTCTTTGAGGCTTTACCTAACATacattaaaaaagttatactttttaatattaaaaattcacCCATTGAATCTTATATCGTAAgtatacaattatttaatgtatttttaacaaaagccttcaaaattttgtttaacaaaacccttCTTATATCTTACCCAAACACCTTTTGGGCCTTTATTTAAAGAATAACAAAAGATTGTGTGTCATTTACTCCTATCAAACAGTTTTTCTATTTAGGGCTATGTTTATAAGAGTCCACAAGTTGCGTCCTTGTGCTTGAGGACGCTCGATGCTATGGACACGGAGAGTCCTTGAGCTGTGTCCTTGGCCAAGAGTCTCCTAGAAGAAGTCAGAGGACGCTGAGAGGTGGGGTAGGCAACaactttttatccttttttttgttttgttttatatgtgtggtgtatatatgtgtgtgtgtgtgtgtgataaattataaattaatttatgatgtggcgaaaaagttcaaaaaagttTTTCTTATAGGTAGGGAGAGTTCTGAAAAGAATCCTAGGTGATGTAGCACTGAGCTGGTAGACATGAAGCTTCAAGAAATTTGCCCTTATAACTAGAGGCCTTACTTATATATCAATAGGCACATAAATGTATCATGTATTTAGATAAATTAAAAGCttacaaaaatacaaatatataaaatggttgaataatttttttacttCATCCAAGAATCGTGTCAATAAGGGCACCTCACCTTGATACCTTTAGGGAAGTGATAATCGTACCacaaattttgatatatttatcataCTGTACATGTTTTATAGCATATCGTACAAATATGTAATGCATGACAGTGGTAATTTTATCAAACtctgtggtacgaatatcacttcccataccTTTATCCTATGCGACTAGTTGACTACACTATCTATCCCCCTCATCCGACATTCCGACGTGAAAACAAACAGGCCTAAGGCCATTCATAAGATGAAGACCCTCCTATTACCGGTTGCTCTAAACAAGCTCACTTGTATGCACATGTCCCCCTAacttatatacaaatatatgtacACATTCTTTGCTAAGCTTTTTGTCCAATGCTAAGCCAACCTAATCAGACCATTTAGAATTTTGCTTTGGTTGAAACATCATATTCATATGTCGGCCAATTACATTTCTcataaacatattttaaatattgcaTAAACTTTCTACAAAATTTGATTTCAATATTGAATTTGAGCAAGAAATAGTTTACTACTCATATAAATTGAAGGTGGTTTTACAGTTTCAAGTTATCTGGATAAAGTGAAATTTGATTCAGATTTATGCTTTCTAACCGAGACTAATTGTTTCTGAACATTTTTTTGTGaccttcaaaatatatatacacattttttGCTAAGCTTTTAGTCCAATGCTAAGCCAACCTAATCAGGCCATTTAGAATTTTGCGTTGGTAGACACATCATATTCATATGCCAGCCAATTACATTTCCCAGAAACATATTCTAAATATTGCATaaactttttacaaaatttgaatttaatattaaatttgagCCAGAAATAGTTTACTACTCATATAAAATGAATGTGGTTTTACCAATTCAAGTTATCCGGTTAAAGTGATTTTTTGACTCAGATTTACGCTTCCTAATTGAGACTGATTGTTtctgaatattttttttttgttaccttgaaaatatatatacacattttttGCTAAGCTTTTTGTCCAATGCTAAGCCAACCTAATTAGACCAGTTAAAATTTTGCTTTAGTAGACACACTATATTCATATGCCGGTCAATTACATTTTCTAGAAACATATTCTAAATATTGTATAAACTTTTGTTATTTTCCGAGGATTTAAACCACCATCGCATCATCTCATCAGCGACCCTATAAAAACCGCCGGCCACCACCATTGCAATTTCCGGTGAACTCAACTTCGAGCAGTCGGTCGTTGGAGAACAAGTTTTATGGTGGTGGAAATGATGATACATATCTTTATTTGTATCTATTTTATTATGGAATATAATTCATTATAAATACATGATTCAACACTCCATGTAAGCTTAAATGAATAAGTGACAGTCAtgttagatttttaaattaatagaaATTAGATGGTAACCTGTAACCTTTTTAACAGGTTACCCATTACATTTTTCGGACAAAAttattagttaattacataaaataaacacGAGATCGTTACAAaaaatagacattttgtcatagttaatTACACTCAGAGGTCATAATCCCATGGTTTTACCGATTCAAGTTATCCAAATAAAGTGAGTTTTTTTTACTTAGATTTATTTTTcctaaggggcaagggtgtagtgccacAAATTGGCTTTTCAGCATGTTTTTGGCAAAATTCTAGCCAATGAGGTTTTGACACATGTCCTTGCCAATTTGAAGCAAAAACTTGCCAATTTCTGTCAAAAAAAAGTTACCAATTAAGCCCTAAACTTTCATTAACTTTAACACACAACACAacctaaataaaacattttatttaaaccTCACAACAAACACAATACAAGTAACGGCTATATGcctttttcattattatatttttccttttacaCTCTATTTATACCTAACAAACACAACTATTTCAAACACAACAATATTATCTCAAATCTTTTCTATCTGTATCAAATAACTTCATTCAAACATCACAACCAAATGGCGCATCAGAGTTGGACTGAAGCAGAAAATCTTTTGTTGTCGAGGTGTTGGATGTTGAGGTATCTTGACCCAATGACCTGTATATGTGAAATGGCTAACCCAAGCGAAAACTTGTGGAACGACATTACTGAAATGTTCAACGGGGACACGACTAAAGGTCCACAGAGCGAACATCAAGTAGCAAGTCACATGAGAAGATTTCGGCAGGCATATAAGTAGTTTGAGGCAATTTGTATGAGGTTAAATGCACATGGGAGGATCATTGGTGATGAGATGCTTTATGAAACGGCGCATCAAGAGTACCATGAGATGTATGAGAGGCGTTTCAGTTACGACGAGTGTTTCAGGGAGCTTATCATGGTTACTTATTAATTGTTTTAAATTATGAAGTGTGTTTTAGTGTTCTGAATTATTTAATGtctttaagtattttaaaagaAACATTACAAGTATACAACATAATAGTCTTCCAGAGCAATTTAACAacataaattattcaatgcTTTCGCCCATATGATCAGATGGTCCAAGGTGATAACCGCACAAGCAAGTTGTTCCACAGCAATTTGAATCTGGTCGATCTTCCCAtgcaaataattatattattggCACTCAGGATCTTTAAAATACCAGGTTTGTATATAATCGATTTGTTCTCGACACCATTGCTTCTTCGCATTTAGTTTTCGCATAACTGCAACAAGTTTCTCTTTAAACctttggtggtcgaggatatcggCCATGATACTCTCATgcacttgatcgacagtcatttTTGGATTACtaacatttgatgaagaagccatttttcAGATGTATACAAGTTTGTGTTTTGATATATGTTTCAGATGAAGGAAccaatatttaaagttaaacaacaagacactcattcaacgttcaaaattcaaaatatttacactaaatatctacacttttagtcccttaAATAGCCAAAAATTCAAATACATTTACACTTCCAGTCCCTGAACGGCTAGCTGGattgtcactctataaatacaaacctagaGCTCAATTCAGTTTCATTACTATCAAAATATTTTCATCCTTGTACAAACTCACTTTTTCTAACCAAATGAAGTtctcatcatcaaaaaagaatgttcACCGACCTCGTCTGACTATAGATGAGATGAAAATACGAATCATGGTtgatatcaaagaggacacGATCCatcaaacataactttttgggGTTATGGGCTACCTACGGGAGAAAAGACGACGATGCGAGCAACAGGTAGAGGCAATAAAAGCGTCAGGCCGCAATGTTTCGAAGCACGAAAAGCACTATTTTTTGTTTCTACAGGGGGAGATCAGCAAGGTCAAGAAGGTAgtcgatgatgtttttaaggccggtcaaacgttgggtgaccaatgcacttggtCCGAATCGTTCCACGACAACTGCGGGGAAGACAAAATCACATGGGAAGTCAAATACtcgcaacacgacaagtggtggcttGACGATTATGCTTACCGTGGCTTAGAAAGTATGtcaataaaagatgatgatgagtaATTGTAGGCaatgtatttcgtgtttttatcatgtactatctttttttaattatgtgttctcttcttattttaaattgtgtttcttaataataaaaaaatgtgttttgtttaattataattggaaaaatgtatgtttatgttgtATATGTAGAAGGgggttataaaaagaaaaaaataaacacgCTCCAACGTTCACTTTTCCTGCCAAAATGGCCACATGGCACTTGCCCATTGTTCACTAGCACCGTCAAAATTAACCGATGTAACTTGCCAAAAACTTGTAAATGCATGTGCTATAGATTTGCCAAATAGCCGATGTTAACTGATCTTTTTTGCCGATAAAATTAACTTGCCGACTACACTCTTGCCCTAACCGAGACTAATTGTttgtaaacattttttttgttacctTTAAAATTGTACCCAATGAAATTCGAACATCcgccttttgaaaataaattcaAGATAACAAGTACTATAACATTTTGATggtagtttatttattatatatgatcaAATTATTCATATGTGCTTGGAATTAAGTCCATCTTGGCCTTTTCCATTTAATTAAAGCTTAAAGGATTATGGCACCCTTTCCTATTTGTGGGTTTTCTAGCCCCAGCTAGCACTGTTTCACTTGTGTGTGAGGACAAAATAATAGCCCATATTGTTCATAGCTGTATACCGAGTAGTCTTATAcctagtgtgtgtgtgtgcattGATCGAAGTTTTGTACTAATTGTGTACAATCCAATGCTACATACATAGCTGGTTTTCATGCATTGATAGAGCATGTTCCAGGTCTAATATATACGGTTTGTTTGGCTTATTTTATGTTTGGTTTGTTCAGATTTAAGTGGGTTCGTATTGGCCAATTGAGGGACCTTGCACCAACTCTCCATTCAATTACCATATGTGTGTAAACATCACGTTATGCTACTACACCTAATTAACATTATTATGTGGTATATTTGTTGTTAGGGTTATGATTTTTAGATTATCGGTTGGATATCATAAGATATCGTTTTCGAAACTTATTCATGGTCGAGAAGGTTTAGCTTAATTAATTCGCTTAAAAAATCAGTTTTATCATAACTTAATTACAAAgttaaaataatgaataacTAATAAATTTTGATAGGATGTACATTTTTTAGGGTGATATTTGTATAatctattttagaaaaatgttaTATGTAGCCTTTAGGCGGTAGTTAacgtgaataaaaaaaattatactttctATATGATTACAAAGCACACCCTTTGAATTTATGATAATTGTACACCTACAACTCACCAGACTTTGTTTACGGTAAAGTACAACTCCTATAGTAGCTGTTAATACGAATAACAGAAACTCTGTTATAGCCATTGCTTTCAATGTACTCTACGGATAGAGGAATACATAGAGTTCAacatagtaaaataaaaaattgaaagattTCGTTGAAATTGTTCGTTTTGTATCATTAAAGATTGTACAAGTGATAGATGTACAGTCGtggtaaataataaaaaaatgtgatacgaatatcaatttttttgttttttttacaacgataaatattataactttttttaaataattttagtaTGACTTGCACGGTCAAAGTCATGAAGTAACGATAAATTTTGATAggatgttttgtttgttttttattttattttattcctaACGTACGGTAAATGTTGGTTCCTAATCGTTAATTATTCCCAAGTTACTCGTAATTTCTTAACGTCAAGGCGAGGATATGAATTCAGGACTTTTAGAGAGGCAAATACTCTCATCATCTCCTCTTGAATCATTAGAGCAATATTTCATTGGCACTAAGATGTCTATTTTGATAACTACTGGTATAACTTTTATTGTCCGTGCTGGTAGATGTACCTTATTATATTTGATTGGCTTAAACCAAACTTTAATTTGTCACAATGAATTACGTGTCAAAGGTATCTTTTGCCACTTCTGTTAAAATTTAAGGTTTAGCAGTTCAACTAAAGATGcaactatatatttaattagcaTAAGAAAAACTGTTAGATCGAATCACTAAAGTAGCCAAAGTAGGTAATCAGAACaactttattgttatttttaacatttttcttaatttaaatatatataaacttgttATAACTTTGGTTATGATCATGTTGGTTATATAAGCTAACTTTACTAATCTTTCTTATGAAACCACTGGCGAAGTCTTAAGAGTTTGGCCGTAGCATAATAATAAGTGCATATAATTAGTTACGTACGTCGTGCACATATATAACTAGCTATAGTTACGTCAAACAAAACCATGCGACGcacatgtaaatatataatCTCGTCCCTCTAGCATAACAACACAACAAAATGGAATGTTTTCCAATGCCCTCAATCTAGCGCAATAAGTAGTTTCTTACATCactttgattatatatttcaatcttataGTTTATGAGAACAATTTATAATATGCTTTTGCtaacttatttttaaagttttttttctctcattttatttatatgtgaaaaagTTTGTGAGAGTCAGTAGCATGCTCCTAGCTAGAGGTGCGGTTAACCGAATTcggttattatttttaataatcggttttggttattttttgaaacagtaTTAACCGGTTATGGTTAACttgtaccggttaataaccggtttctaGGTTATAAAACTAGAATCTATCTAACCGATTTCGATTAACAATAACCTGTTAATCTATTCGGGTTTTTTTAACCGCCCATTATAATATTGAGAAAGTGGTGAACAATGGAGAAAAATAATCATTTCTGACAAGTCTGAGCGACGAACCCATATTCCAAAAATACCCATATTccaaataaacatcattttctaaacacaaaacaaaattcatcccaaatctcaaaaacaaccaaaaattgATATTGGATCAAGAaacattaatctatatatagtataaatatattgaaagcTTAAGAAATCGGGTTAGTTCGGTTAATCGGTTTTTTCTTGCATCTCTACTCCTAGCAAcaccaattttatttttttttatcagtgaAATTACATTGCTTGGGCTATCTAAGTAACTACATCTCATAAGTGATTATAGGACGATTTGGGCCATAAAATAAAACCATGAATAGTTTTAATGGGCTTTTAGGCCTAGTAAATATGCAAAATTTGATTATTGGGCCTGACAGTGTATATTGCCCAAATACTAAAATAGAAAAACAGTTCTTATAGACCTGTTGGTAAGTACTTCCAAAAGTAGTTCACGTGGGGTTGCTAAATTAAAACTTCGTATCACATTCACGTGGGTACCATTTACCAACTACCCAAAGTCAATAAacacaaaatatttatttttcaaaatgacaTAAAATGACCATAataccctttacatcaatttcCCATTCCATAAGTAAAATGTAAAAACCCAATCAGACTAATGTTTTGATACTGCTacataaatatgaacaaattttTCTTCTTGATCTTAACCTTAATCCTCTGGGGCGCCACCGCGCAAGGGCCACCAACTGCGGCGGTGCCACCAGACGGTCAAGAATATTTAGAAACTCACAACAAAGCTCGAGCCGAAGTGGGTGTAAGCCCACTTAAATGGAATTTTCAGCTAGCCAAAGCTACTAGCTTACTAGTCAGGTACCAACGAGACAGACAGAACTGCCAGTTTGCAAATTTAACTAGTGGCAAGTATGGTGGAAACCAAATGTGGGCAACCGGGGAAACGGTGACACCGCGGACCGTGGTGGAGAATTGGATCACAGAGAAGGGGTTTTACACCTACTCGAATAATTCGTGTGCACCAAACCA includes these proteins:
- the LOC122579794 gene encoding STS14 protein; amino-acid sequence: MNKFFFLILTLILWGATAQGPPTAAVPPDGQEYLETHNKARAEVGVSPLKWNFQLAKATSLLVRYQRDRQNCQFANLTSGKYGGNQMWATGETVTPRTVVENWITEKGFYTYSNNSCAPNHRCGVYTQVVWRNSVELGCSMASCLPDQSTLAICFYNPPGNVIGESPY